GTGGTTTATCCGCCAATTTATGCATTCATAATATTCAGTGGGAAAGTATTTATTGATCCTAAATTACCATTACTTTTTAATGTACTGTCCAGGCGGTTTGCCAAAGACCTTTTTAAACGCATTGCTAAATGCGGCGGTAGATTCAAAACCCAAATATTCAGCTGCTTGTTGCTGAGAATATCCATCTTTCAACAGCTCAATCGCTTTGATAGCTCTTAATTTTTGGCGCCAATCACTAAACCCCATCATAAAGCATTTATGAAATAGACGGTTGAGTGTCCGGGTTGATGCGCCGACTTGATCACTCCAAGCCTCCAAGCTTATTTTGCATCCTGGATTTGTATGTAGCTCGGTCACAATGGGTAAGATCCGAGCATCCTGTGCACTTGGAATAAAAAAGTGGCACGTTGTAGCTGATGTTAATCTATCAATAAAGACCGTAATAAATCGCTCTGTTTTTTCATCTAAGTGGTACTCTTCCTGCCAAGTACAGATCTCCAGTATAAATTGCTTCAGTAGTTCATCTACTGCAATTAGCTTCGCTTTATTCCCTAGCAACTCGGTGTATTTATTGTCGATATAGACACTACGAAAATCTCCACCGTAGCGACAATATGTCTCATGTGGAAGGCCGGGAGGTAGCCACAAAGCTTGGTCGGGAGGGATCACGAAAGTGCCTTCAGGAGTCACAATTGTGATGACTCCATTGCTTGTATATGCAAGCTGTCCCCAGTCATGTTGGTGCCGTTGAACATGCTCCCACTCTGCTTTTTTTACCGCTCTTGGCAGGATTGGTCGACCAAGCGTTGGCTTTAAGAAGCGCTTATATTTGGGCTGAATACGCCAAGGAAAAGTTGTCTGTTTTGATAAAGAACTTGGCATAATTATGTATATCAGAAATTAACGTGTGGCCATATTATAGCCATAACTTTTTAATAGTTGTGCTTTATGTGGAGATAATCATGAAGAATGCCTCTCAAGGATGGCAAAGTCCTTTTAATTTCTTAGTGCTCGCTACCGTAGTTATGGCCGTTACGTTTGCAGGCTGGATGGCCATGCTCAATAACTTTGCGATTGAAGCCGCAAACTTCAATGGCGCTAATATGGGAATGTTGCAATCCCTGCGTGAGATCCCCGGGTTTTTAGCGTTTACAGCGGTATTTGTTTTATTGGTGTTAAAGGAGCAGACCTTCGCACTGATCAGTTTATGTTTGCTGTCGCTTGGCGTCGCTATTACGGGCTTGTTGCCTACTATTTATGGTTTGTATGCAACCACAGTATTAATGTCGATAGGTTTTCACTATTTCGAGACATTGAATCAATCACTCAGTTTACAATGGTTTAATAAAGATGAGGCGCCGGCCAAACTGGGTATCTTGCTATCTATTAAATCCATCGCCTCTTTGATCACCTATGCGGTAATATGGCTAGGTTTTAGCTACTTCTCTGCAGACTATCAGTGGATGTATCTGCTCATTGGAGGGGTTGGCTTTGTCATTGCGCTATTTATGTTTATCGGCTTTCCAACCTTTGAAATGCATACT
This portion of the Pseudoalteromonas sp. GCY genome encodes:
- a CDS encoding AraC family transcriptional regulator, giving the protein MPSSLSKQTTFPWRIQPKYKRFLKPTLGRPILPRAVKKAEWEHVQRHQHDWGQLAYTSNGVITIVTPEGTFVIPPDQALWLPPGLPHETYCRYGGDFRSVYIDNKYTELLGNKAKLIAVDELLKQFILEICTWQEEYHLDEKTERFITVFIDRLTSATTCHFFIPSAQDARILPIVTELHTNPGCKISLEAWSDQVGASTRTLNRLFHKCFMMGFSDWRQKLRAIKAIELLKDGYSQQQAAEYLGFESTAAFSNAFKKVFGKPPGQYIKK